One genomic region from Sphingobacterium sp. UGAL515B_05 encodes:
- a CDS encoding family 78 glycoside hydrolase catalytic domain, with protein MLQKLGILGFLIVLNLSTFAQKLAVIDLKVEHLSNPLAIETEIPRLSWKITSTEKNTQQAEYEVRVGTNQISLNKDKDLVWKHRASTDQSVLIDYAGSPLQSKKKYFWQVRVKDNHGNTSAWSTIGFFQMGISPSDWSAQWITVSGKDTSARSPLFRKEFSLKKKIKSAMAYITAKGLYEAKLNGARISDTYFAPGWTSYKNQLQYQVYDVTALLRVGSNVLGASLGNGWYKGRIGFGNQHNFYGDTRGLLLQLEVEYTDGTKETINTDEHWKYTYGPIMASDIYDGEIYDARMEITGWDNIDFKEDSNWKKVNIMNKGTEKLIAMSGPPVRKHEQFKALRIFKTPKGETVVDFGQNLVGWVMLKAQGPTGTKITLSHAEVLTKEGNFYTTNLRSAKAQDSYILKGGAEQVFEPHFTFQGFRYVKVEGYPGELKSDDLTAVALYSDMATTGIFTTSNPLINQLQHNIQWGQKGNFVDVPTDCPQRDERLGWTGDAQAFANTAAYNMDVAGFFTKWLKDVKTDQQPSGLIPHVVPNVLGVNDGASAGWADVATIIPWDMYRAYGDRRILETQYESMQKWVGYITSVAKNNLWNSGFHFGDWLFYRPNDDNDGRAAVTDKYLIAQTFYAHSTQLLINAAEVLGKKEDIAKYTALLSNIKAAFVKEYMTPTGRLVSGTQTAYVLALQFDMLPEELRSACADRLVANIRDYGNHLTTGFLGTPYICHVLTRFGHNDVAYDLLMQESYPSWLYPVKMGATTIWERWDGIKPDGSFQTPDMNSYNHYAYGAIGDWMYRTIAGINSATDAPGYKSIVIAPKPGGKLTQATAELETAYGTVKSAWVLENNLLKLDVTIPANTRATIMLADSSHDVGSGTYHFESSIK; from the coding sequence ATGCTTCAAAAATTAGGAATATTAGGATTTCTGATCGTACTTAATCTCTCCACTTTCGCTCAAAAATTAGCGGTAATCGACCTAAAGGTAGAGCATCTGAGCAATCCATTGGCCATTGAAACCGAGATTCCGAGATTGAGCTGGAAAATAACCTCAACCGAGAAAAACACACAACAGGCGGAATATGAAGTCCGGGTGGGGACAAATCAAATTTCCTTAAATAAGGATAAAGATCTAGTTTGGAAACATCGAGCTTCTACAGACCAATCTGTGTTAATTGACTACGCGGGATCTCCCCTTCAGTCAAAGAAAAAATATTTTTGGCAAGTCCGGGTAAAAGATAATCATGGCAATACATCTGCCTGGTCCACAATTGGATTCTTTCAAATGGGAATCTCACCCTCTGATTGGTCTGCACAATGGATCACTGTCTCAGGAAAGGACACTTCAGCCCGCAGTCCACTTTTCAGAAAAGAATTCAGCCTGAAAAAAAAGATAAAATCAGCGATGGCCTATATTACGGCAAAAGGCCTATACGAAGCCAAGCTTAATGGCGCTCGTATAAGTGACACATATTTTGCTCCGGGATGGACCAGCTACAAGAACCAGTTGCAATACCAAGTTTACGATGTTACAGCATTGCTTAGGGTCGGTTCGAATGTACTGGGCGCAAGTCTTGGCAATGGCTGGTATAAAGGCCGTATTGGATTTGGAAACCAGCATAATTTCTATGGCGATACACGGGGACTGCTTTTACAACTTGAGGTCGAATATACCGACGGTACAAAGGAAACAATAAATACGGATGAGCACTGGAAGTATACTTATGGGCCAATTATGGCGTCTGATATCTATGATGGAGAGATTTACGATGCCAGAATGGAGATCACCGGATGGGATAATATTGATTTTAAAGAAGATAGCAATTGGAAGAAAGTAAATATAATGAACAAAGGAACGGAAAAGCTTATCGCGATGAGTGGCCCTCCTGTTAGGAAACATGAGCAGTTTAAAGCGCTCAGAATTTTTAAAACCCCAAAAGGGGAAACTGTGGTAGATTTTGGACAAAATTTGGTGGGATGGGTGATGTTGAAGGCACAGGGGCCCACTGGAACAAAGATCACACTAAGTCATGCTGAAGTACTTACTAAAGAAGGTAATTTTTATACAACAAATCTACGATCCGCTAAGGCACAGGACAGCTATATTTTAAAAGGCGGGGCCGAACAAGTCTTTGAACCGCATTTTACTTTTCAGGGTTTTAGGTATGTAAAAGTTGAGGGTTATCCCGGAGAATTAAAATCCGATGATCTAACGGCCGTGGCTCTCTATTCTGATATGGCGACAACGGGTATATTTACGACTTCCAATCCCCTAATCAATCAATTGCAGCACAATATTCAATGGGGACAAAAAGGAAATTTCGTAGATGTACCTACCGACTGTCCACAACGCGACGAACGCTTAGGTTGGACAGGCGATGCACAAGCTTTCGCGAACACCGCGGCTTACAACATGGATGTAGCAGGATTCTTTACGAAATGGCTAAAGGATGTCAAAACTGACCAACAACCCAGCGGACTCATTCCACATGTCGTACCAAATGTACTCGGTGTCAATGATGGTGCGTCAGCTGGTTGGGCCGATGTAGCCACAATTATTCCTTGGGATATGTACCGCGCTTATGGAGATCGCAGAATATTGGAAACACAATACGAAAGTATGCAAAAATGGGTGGGCTATATTACTTCTGTTGCGAAAAATAATCTCTGGAATTCAGGTTTTCATTTTGGTGACTGGCTTTTTTACCGTCCGAATGATGATAATGATGGAAGAGCCGCTGTAACCGATAAATATCTAATCGCACAGACTTTTTATGCTCACTCGACACAACTACTGATTAACGCAGCGGAGGTCTTAGGCAAAAAGGAAGACATCGCCAAATACACGGCATTACTTTCTAACATCAAAGCAGCCTTTGTAAAGGAGTATATGACTCCAACAGGTCGCCTCGTATCCGGTACACAGACTGCATATGTACTGGCACTGCAATTTGACATGTTGCCTGAAGAGCTACGATCTGCTTGTGCCGACCGCCTTGTTGCCAACATCCGCGATTATGGTAACCACCTCACTACAGGTTTCTTGGGCACCCCTTATATATGCCATGTCTTGACTCGATTTGGGCACAATGATGTTGCATACGACCTATTGATGCAAGAGAGTTATCCCTCGTGGCTCTACCCCGTGAAAATGGGCGCTACCACCATCTGGGAACGATGGGATGGTATTAAACCGGATGGATCTTTTCAAACGCCAGACATGAATTCCTACAACCATTACGCCTATGGCGCCATTGGTGACTGGATGTATCGAACAATAGCTGGAATTAACTCAGCAACAGATGCTCCGGGTTATAAATCTATCGTGATTGCTCCAAAACCGGGCGGCAAATTAACACAAGCAACTGCAGAACTTGAAACGGCATATGGTACGGTAAAATCGGCCTGGGTGTTGGAGAATAATCTATTGAAACTAGATGTGACTATCCCCGCCAATACACGAGCAACAATTATGCTCGCTGATTCTAGCCACGATGTAGGTTCGGGTACTTATCATTTCGAAAGTAGCATCAAATAA